The following proteins are encoded in a genomic region of Clostridium kluyveri:
- a CDS encoding ABC transporter substrate-binding protein, with amino-acid sequence MKNFKKAIISLVMIIFTVALFTGCGNSSSNETQNSLEKVKKAGVLKIGLEDSFPPMEFRDSKNTLQGFDVDMASAIGKKLGVKTEFISTDFSGIILALNSGKFDAIISGMSITDERKKNIDFSEAYVMAGQIVVVKDENTEVKNVSDLKGKTVGVELGTTGEKSASKLSGLKEVKKYDKATEALQDLAAGRIDAVIIDEPVGRYYMTNASKNGKYKVLSEKLTSEPMGIGFRKGDKELEEAVQKAVNELKKDGTMSKISTKWFGEDIYK; translated from the coding sequence ATGAAAAATTTTAAAAAGGCAATTATTTCATTAGTAATGATCATTTTTACAGTTGCCTTATTCACAGGCTGTGGCAACAGCAGCAGTAATGAGACACAAAATTCTCTTGAAAAGGTAAAAAAAGCAGGGGTTTTAAAAATAGGATTGGAAGATTCTTTTCCTCCAATGGAATTTAGGGATAGTAAAAATACTCTTCAGGGATTTGATGTGGACATGGCAAGTGCCATAGGAAAGAAACTTGGAGTAAAAACTGAATTTATAAGTACTGATTTTAGCGGTATAATTTTAGCACTAAACTCTGGTAAGTTTGATGCTATAATATCTGGAATGAGTATAACAGATGAAAGAAAGAAAAATATAGATTTTTCAGAAGCATATGTAATGGCAGGACAAATTGTGGTTGTTAAGGACGAAAATACAGAAGTAAAAAATGTGAGTGATTTGAAAGGTAAAACTGTAGGGGTGGAACTTGGAACAACAGGTGAAAAATCTGCATCGAAATTAAGCGGATTAAAAGAAGTCAAAAAATATGATAAGGCTACAGAAGCACTCCAGGATCTTGCAGCAGGTAGAATCGATGCTGTAATAATTGACGAACCTGTAGGAAGATACTATATGACAAATGCATCAAAAAATGGAAAATATAAAGTGTTAAGTGAAAAACTCACTAGTGAACCAATGGGCATAGGATTTAGAAAAGGTGATAAGGAACTAGAAGAAGCAGTACAAAAGGCAGTAAATGAGTTAAAAAAAGATGGAACAATGTCTAAAATCTCAACTAAATGGTTTGGGGAAGACATATATAAATAA
- a CDS encoding homocysteine S-methyltransferase family protein, with protein MNFKNLVDKFNNRFIFFDGAMGTMLQKAGLKLGELPEVLNITNPEIISGIHRKYLDAGADIITTNTFGANELKYDSSDYTIEDVISAGVKLAKQEAGNKLVAFDIGPIGKIMEPTGNLSFESAYKLFKNQIVIGEKSGADVVLIETMTDLYEAKAAVLAAKENSSLPIFCTMTFQEDGRTLMGTDAKTMVFVLEALGVDVLGVNCSLGPKELQGIVEEILKYSSIPVMVQPNAGLPRYDGENTIYDISPEDFAENVLTMAQKGVRVLGGCCGTTPEFIRMCRKDLEGLTPLNIKEKHYTAVCSATDTVIIGEKVKIIGERINPTGRSIYKKELKEGSINYIQKEAIMQKEEGANILGVNVGLPEINEVEIMKKAIRAVQKVVQLPLSIDSPDPEVLEAGIRMYNGKPVINSVNGSKKSMEEVFPIVKKYGGCVIALTIDERGIPHTAEERVKIAEKIIETASIYGINKKDIIIDCLTLTVSAQQKEVLETIKAIKMVTEKFRVKTVLGVSNISFGLPNRSILNRTFLAMALQAGLNLPIMNPADESMKEVIAAFEVLTNIDREGKEYVIKYGNKSKDEKLKREGNSPLKNADNNLKDLKQLIIDGIEDEAEAMTTELLKNKKALEIVNSYIIPALDEVGKQYELQDIFLPQLIQSAETVKKSFEIIKDNMLSSGQKNLEKGTIVLATVKGDIHDIGKNIVKVLLENYGFEVIDLGRDVDIDNIVNAIRDNNIKLVGLSALMTTTVASMKKTIEAIKENNLNCKIVVGGAVLNQNYADMIGADYYAKDAREAVKIAEEVFLI; from the coding sequence ATGAATTTTAAAAATTTAGTAGATAAATTCAACAATAGATTTATTTTTTTTGATGGAGCTATGGGAACAATGCTTCAAAAAGCGGGACTTAAATTAGGAGAATTACCAGAGGTACTTAATATTACAAATCCTGAAATAATAAGTGGGATACATAGAAAGTACTTAGATGCAGGAGCAGATATTATAACAACCAACACTTTTGGAGCTAATGAATTAAAATATGATTCTTCTGATTACACCATAGAAGATGTGATTTCAGCTGGAGTAAAACTTGCAAAACAGGAAGCAGGAAATAAATTAGTGGCTTTTGATATAGGGCCTATTGGAAAGATTATGGAACCTACAGGAAATTTAAGCTTTGAGAGTGCATATAAATTATTTAAGAATCAAATTGTTATAGGTGAAAAGTCTGGTGCGGATGTGGTCCTAATAGAAACTATGACTGACTTGTATGAGGCAAAAGCAGCTGTCCTTGCAGCAAAGGAAAATAGTAGTCTTCCTATATTTTGTACAATGACATTTCAGGAAGATGGAAGAACTCTTATGGGTACAGATGCTAAAACTATGGTATTTGTACTTGAAGCTTTAGGGGTTGATGTTCTTGGGGTTAACTGTTCTTTAGGACCTAAAGAGCTTCAAGGAATTGTGGAAGAAATTTTGAAGTATTCTTCTATACCGGTTATGGTGCAGCCTAACGCAGGACTTCCAAGGTATGATGGGGAAAATACAATTTATGATATATCCCCTGAAGATTTTGCAGAGAATGTGTTAACCATGGCTCAAAAAGGGGTTAGAGTTTTAGGAGGATGTTGTGGTACTACTCCAGAATTTATAAGAATGTGTAGAAAGGATTTAGAAGGGTTAACACCTTTGAATATAAAAGAAAAGCATTATACAGCAGTGTGTTCTGCTACAGATACGGTCATAATAGGTGAAAAAGTAAAAATTATTGGAGAAAGAATTAATCCTACAGGGAGAAGTATTTATAAAAAGGAGTTAAAAGAAGGAAGTATCAATTATATACAAAAAGAGGCTATCATGCAAAAGGAAGAAGGAGCGAATATACTTGGAGTAAATGTGGGACTTCCAGAGATTAATGAAGTTGAAATTATGAAAAAGGCAATTAGAGCAGTACAGAAAGTAGTTCAATTGCCCCTCAGTATAGATAGTCCTGATCCGGAAGTTCTAGAAGCCGGAATAAGAATGTATAATGGAAAACCTGTGATAAACTCTGTAAATGGAAGTAAAAAATCTATGGAAGAAGTATTTCCTATAGTAAAAAAATATGGAGGATGTGTTATAGCACTTACCATAGATGAAAGGGGAATACCTCATACCGCAGAAGAAAGAGTAAAAATTGCAGAAAAAATAATTGAAACTGCAAGTATTTATGGTATTAATAAAAAGGATATAATAATAGATTGTCTAACTTTAACTGTGTCTGCCCAACAAAAAGAAGTATTAGAGACAATAAAAGCTATAAAAATGGTAACAGAAAAGTTTAGAGTAAAAACTGTTTTGGGAGTAAGTAATATATCTTTTGGACTTCCAAACAGAAGTATACTAAATAGAACTTTTCTTGCTATGGCACTGCAGGCAGGATTGAATTTACCAATAATGAATCCCGCAGATGAGTCTATGAAAGAGGTTATAGCTGCTTTTGAAGTCCTTACCAACATAGATAGAGAAGGAAAAGAATATGTAATTAAATATGGAAATAAATCTAAAGATGAAAAGCTAAAAAGAGAAGGTAATAGTCCCCTTAAAAATGCAGATAATAATTTAAAAGATCTTAAACAATTGATTATTGATGGAATTGAAGATGAAGCTGAAGCTATGACAACGGAGCTTTTAAAGAATAAGAAAGCACTTGAAATAGTAAATTCTTATATAATTCCTGCATTAGATGAAGTGGGAAAACAGTATGAATTGCAGGATATATTTTTACCTCAACTTATACAGTCGGCGGAAACTGTAAAAAAATCTTTTGAAATAATAAAAGATAATATGTTGAGCAGCGGACAGAAAAATTTAGAAAAGGGCACTATAGTATTAGCTACAGTAAAAGGTGATATACATGATATAGGGAAAAATATAGTCAAAGTGCTGCTTGAAAATTATGGTTTTGAAGTTATAGACCTAGGAAGAGATGTAGATATAGATAATATAGTAAATGCTATAAGAGATAATAATATAAAATTAGTTGGATTAAGTGCACTTATGACCACTACTGTAGCTAGCATGAAAAAAACTATAGAAGCTATAAAAGAAAATAACCTTAACTGTAAGATCGTAGTAGGGGGAGCGGTGTTGAATCAGAATTATGCAGATATGATAGGAGCAGACTATTATGCTAAAGATGCCAGAGAAGCTGTTAAAATAGCAGAAGAGGTATTTTTAATTTAA
- a CDS encoding aconitate hydratase translates to MGLNASQKIIENHLVKGEMIPGKEIAIKIDQTLTQDSTGTMAYLQFEALGIDRVKTKRSVAYIDHNILQSGPENADDHLYIQTVAKKHGIYFSRPGNGICHQVNLERFGAPGDTLLGSDSHTPTGGGIGMLAIGAGGLDVAVAMGGGEYYVNMPSIVKVNLTGKLSPWVTAKDIILEMLKRLTVKGGVGKIFEYTGEGVKTLSVPERATITNMGAELGATTSIFPSDDVVRKFLKAQGREEDFYLIQPDEDAVYDEEMEINLSLLEPMVACPHSPDDVVPVSELKNIKVNQVCIGSCTNSSYVDMMKVANILKGNTVSENVSLVISPGSKQVLTMLAENGALASMVAAGARILESACGPCIGMGQSPSTDAVSLRTFNRNFEGRSGTKSAKIYLVSPEIAAASALIGYITDPRTLGEHFDIEMPSKFLVEDNMIVDPSEDGREVEVVRGPNIKPFPKAKALGEVIEGKILTKVEDNITTDHIMPSNAKLLPYRSNIPYLAEYCLTPCDEDFPRKAKENQGGFIVGGSNYGQGSSREHAALAPLYLGVKAVFAKSFARIHKANLINNGIITLVFKNLEDYDKINVMDELEIKDALTQIDNNIVIVANKTKGEEYRMIFDATDRQRNMIRYGGLLNLVKRINN, encoded by the coding sequence ATGGGATTAAATGCATCACAGAAAATTATAGAAAATCATTTAGTTAAAGGTGAAATGATACCTGGAAAAGAAATAGCCATAAAGATAGATCAAACCCTCACGCAGGATTCTACAGGAACTATGGCTTATCTTCAATTTGAGGCGTTAGGAATAGATAGAGTTAAAACAAAACGATCTGTGGCCTATATTGATCATAATATACTACAGTCTGGACCAGAGAATGCAGATGATCACCTTTATATTCAAACTGTAGCAAAAAAACATGGTATATATTTTTCAAGACCAGGAAATGGAATATGCCACCAAGTTAATTTAGAGAGATTTGGAGCTCCAGGAGATACTCTTTTAGGTTCAGACAGCCATACTCCTACTGGCGGAGGCATAGGAATGCTTGCTATTGGTGCAGGGGGGCTGGATGTAGCTGTAGCTATGGGAGGAGGAGAATATTATGTAAATATGCCCTCTATTGTAAAGGTAAACTTAACTGGAAAATTGAGTCCTTGGGTTACAGCCAAGGATATAATTTTGGAGATGTTAAAAAGGCTCACAGTTAAAGGTGGAGTAGGAAAGATTTTTGAATATACTGGAGAAGGGGTTAAAACTCTTTCTGTACCAGAGAGGGCTACCATAACCAATATGGGTGCGGAACTGGGTGCTACAACTTCTATATTCCCTAGTGATGATGTAGTACGGAAATTTTTAAAAGCGCAGGGAAGGGAAGAAGATTTTTATTTAATACAGCCGGATGAAGATGCGGTATATGATGAAGAAATGGAGATAAATTTATCTCTGCTTGAGCCTATGGTAGCGTGTCCACATAGTCCTGACGATGTAGTACCTGTTTCTGAACTGAAAAATATAAAAGTGAATCAGGTGTGCATAGGAAGTTGTACTAATTCTTCTTATGTGGATATGATGAAAGTTGCAAACATATTAAAGGGAAACACTGTAAGTGAAAATGTATCTTTGGTAATATCTCCAGGATCTAAACAGGTTTTAACTATGTTAGCGGAGAACGGCGCTTTGGCTTCTATGGTAGCAGCTGGAGCCAGGATACTTGAAAGTGCCTGTGGGCCTTGTATAGGCATGGGACAATCACCATCTACTGATGCTGTTTCACTTAGAACTTTTAATAGAAATTTTGAAGGAAGATCTGGAACCAAATCTGCTAAAATATATTTGGTTAGTCCGGAAATTGCAGCAGCTTCCGCGTTAATAGGATATATCACAGATCCAAGGACTTTAGGAGAGCACTTTGATATAGAAATGCCTTCTAAATTCTTAGTAGAAGATAATATGATAGTTGATCCTTCAGAAGATGGAAGAGAAGTTGAAGTAGTAAGGGGACCTAACATAAAACCTTTTCCTAAGGCAAAAGCTTTAGGCGAAGTTATAGAAGGAAAGATTCTCACAAAAGTAGAAGATAATATAACTACAGATCATATAATGCCTTCTAATGCTAAGCTTTTACCTTATAGGTCTAATATACCTTACTTGGCTGAATATTGTCTAACTCCCTGTGATGAGGATTTTCCTAGAAAAGCAAAGGAAAATCAAGGAGGCTTTATAGTAGGAGGGAGTAATTATGGTCAGGGTTCAAGTAGGGAACATGCAGCTTTAGCACCACTTTATTTGGGGGTGAAAGCAGTATTTGCTAAATCTTTTGCAAGAATCCATAAGGCCAATCTTATAAATAATGGGATAATTACTTTGGTATTTAAAAATTTAGAGGACTATGACAAAATAAATGTTATGGATGAATTAGAAATTAAGGATGCATTAACACAAATTGATAATAATATTGTTATAGTAGCCAACAAAACTAAAGGTGAAGAATATAGGATGATATTTGATGCCACAGATAGGCAGAGAAATATGATAAGGTACGGAGGATTATTAAATTTAGTAAAGAGAATTAATAATTAA
- the ehuC gene encoding ectoine/hydroxyectoine ABC transporter permease subunit EhuC, with protein MDVGFIKDILPILLKGSVMTIELTVITLILGTILGIFLALLKLSKNMVLRIISSIYTWVFRGTPLLLQLFFFYYGLPFVGIELKPFSAAVLGLALNCGAYMAEIIRGGIQSIHKGQFEAAKALGFSYGETMRRIILPQTWKVIIPPVGNEFIAILKDTSLVSTIAMVELMRSAQQIYASSFDPISVFFTAAVLYLIMTTMFTTVFSAFEKKLAVYS; from the coding sequence GTGGACGTGGGATTTATTAAAGACATATTACCTATCCTATTAAAGGGCAGTGTAATGACCATAGAACTTACAGTTATTACTTTGATACTTGGGACTATTCTTGGAATATTTTTAGCACTTTTAAAATTATCTAAAAATATGGTACTAAGAATTATATCAAGTATTTATACATGGGTATTTAGAGGTACTCCATTACTACTTCAATTATTTTTCTTTTACTATGGGTTACCTTTTGTGGGGATAGAACTTAAACCTTTTTCGGCGGCTGTATTGGGTCTTGCATTAAATTGTGGTGCCTATATGGCAGAGATAATAAGAGGTGGAATACAATCTATACACAAAGGGCAGTTTGAAGCAGCCAAAGCTTTAGGTTTCAGTTATGGAGAGACCATGAGAAGGATAATATTACCTCAAACCTGGAAAGTTATAATACCTCCAGTGGGAAATGAATTTATAGCTATATTGAAAGATACTTCATTAGTATCCACTATAGCAATGGTTGAACTTATGAGATCAGCTCAGCAGATATATGCAAGCAGTTTTGATCCCATATCTGTATTTTTTACAGCAGCGGTTTTATATCTTATAATGACAACTATGTTTACAACTGTATTTTCAGCATTTGAGAAAAAATTAGCTGTTTATAGTTAA
- a CDS encoding O-acetylhomoserine aminocarboxypropyltransferase/cysteine synthase family protein: MSEKKLSFETLQVHAGQVPDPTTGARAVPIYQTTSFVFKDADEAADFFQLKRPGNVYGRIMNPTEDVFEQRIAALEGGSAALATSSGMAAILYSILNVANSGDEIVSVSTLYGGTYELFKVTLKKLGINVIFVDPDDPENIRKAITPKTKAVYGETIGNPRINILDIEAVANIAHENEIPLILDNTFGTPYLVRPIEYGADVVIHSATKFIGGHGAAVGGVIVDGGKFDWAASGKFPDFTTPDESYGGLVYSDLGAVAFATKARVQLLRNTGATISPQHAFYFLLGLESLSLRVERHVSNTRKIVEFLNNHPKVSWVNYPELESSPYKELSKKYFPKGAGSIFTFGIKGGLEAGKKFINSLNLFSLLANVADAKSLVIHPSSTTHSELNEEQQRSAGVTPDLVRLSIGVEGVEDLIDDLEQALAQV, translated from the coding sequence ATGAGTGAAAAAAAATTATCATTTGAAACATTACAGGTACATGCAGGTCAAGTACCAGATCCAACTACTGGTGCAAGGGCAGTTCCAATCTATCAGACTACATCCTTTGTTTTTAAGGATGCAGATGAAGCTGCAGACTTTTTCCAATTGAAGAGACCTGGAAATGTGTATGGTAGAATAATGAACCCTACTGAGGATGTATTTGAACAGAGAATAGCAGCCCTTGAAGGGGGCTCTGCAGCCCTTGCTACATCATCAGGAATGGCAGCAATTTTATACTCCATACTTAATGTAGCCAATTCTGGGGATGAAATAGTATCAGTCAGCACACTATATGGTGGAACTTATGAATTATTTAAAGTGACTTTAAAGAAACTTGGGATCAATGTAATATTTGTAGATCCAGATGATCCTGAAAATATTAGAAAGGCTATTACCCCTAAAACTAAAGCAGTTTATGGGGAAACAATAGGCAATCCGAGAATTAATATTTTAGATATAGAAGCTGTGGCAAATATTGCTCATGAGAATGAAATACCTCTTATTTTAGATAATACATTTGGAACACCATACCTTGTAAGACCAATAGAATACGGTGCAGATGTAGTTATTCATTCTGCAACCAAATTTATTGGAGGACATGGAGCTGCAGTTGGTGGAGTTATAGTTGATGGCGGTAAATTTGATTGGGCAGCAAGCGGCAAATTTCCTGATTTCACCACACCTGATGAAAGTTACGGTGGACTTGTATATTCAGACTTAGGTGCTGTAGCCTTTGCCACAAAAGCAAGAGTTCAACTTTTGAGAAATACAGGTGCTACAATTAGTCCTCAACATGCTTTCTATTTTCTATTAGGGCTAGAATCCCTATCTTTAAGAGTTGAAAGGCATGTATCAAACACACGAAAAATAGTAGAATTTTTAAATAATCATCCGAAAGTTTCCTGGGTAAATTATCCTGAACTAGAAAGTAGTCCATATAAAGAGTTATCTAAAAAATATTTTCCAAAAGGAGCAGGTTCCATATTTACCTTTGGAATAAAGGGTGGCCTTGAAGCAGGAAAGAAATTTATAAATAGCCTTAATTTATTTTCACTACTTGCAAATGTAGCAGATGCTAAATCTCTTGTAATCCATCCATCAAGCACTACCCACTCAGAACTTAATGAAGAGCAGCAAAGATCAGCAGGAGTTACTCCGGATCTTGTAAGACTCTCCATTGGAGTTGAAGGTGTTGAAGACCTTATAGATGATTTGGAACAAGCTCTTGCCCAAGTTTAA
- a CDS encoding hydrolase produces the protein MSQRANQKSVKYVPEIRGTLRDHMINLPLVIREASGINIFGKRIKSLAFTTDIAVIKNINADAILAVYPFTPQIVISEALVAVSDVPIFCGVGGGLTMGKRVVNLALNAEFTGAMGVVVNSPTSNEVIRAVRDSIDIPIVVTVVSERDDIEMRIKSGASILNVSAGKNSAELVKKIRENYKEFPIIATGGKTEDSIRETIQAGANAISYTPPSTAELFKESMERYRDAY, from the coding sequence ATGAGTCAAAGAGCTAATCAAAAAAGTGTAAAATATGTACCTGAAATAAGAGGGACACTTAGAGATCATATGATAAATCTGCCTCTTGTAATTAGGGAAGCCAGTGGAATAAATATTTTTGGAAAGAGAATAAAATCTCTTGCATTCACTACAGATATAGCAGTTATAAAAAATATAAATGCAGATGCAATTTTAGCAGTTTATCCTTTTACTCCACAGATAGTTATAAGTGAAGCCTTAGTTGCAGTCTCTGATGTGCCAATATTTTGCGGCGTAGGAGGGGGACTTACTATGGGAAAGAGGGTTGTAAATCTGGCATTAAATGCTGAATTTACAGGAGCCATGGGAGTAGTGGTAAATAGTCCCACATCTAATGAGGTTATAAGGGCGGTTAGAGACTCTATTGACATTCCTATTGTAGTTACAGTAGTATCCGAGCGGGATGATATTGAGATGAGAATAAAATCAGGAGCTTCCATACTAAATGTATCTGCTGGTAAAAATAGTGCAGAGCTCGTGAAAAAGATAAGAGAAAATTATAAAGAGTTTCCTATAATAGCTACGGGCGGAAAAACCGAAGATAGTATTAGGGAAACAATACAGGCAGGTGCAAATGCTATTTCTTATACTCCACCTTCAACTGCAGAATTATTTAAGGAAAGTATGGAAAGGTATAGAGATGCTTATTAA
- a CDS encoding ComEC/Rec2 family competence protein, which yields MNYIKKYFNIIVLLISITFLISGCMDLESSQTSNSSNKSLEFTVHYIDIGQGDSELIQVNNKNLLIDAGPTKSTDKLLSYLNSIDIKKLDYVIATHPDEDHIGGMSTVINTYSIDKFYAPKKTVNTRAFENMITELKSKNMKIDVPKPGMQLDLGENTKAEILAPNSDRYEDTNNYSIVLKISYGNTKFLFTGDAEKLSEREILDKNYDISADVLKLGHHGSSTSTTDEFLDKVSPEIAIISCGADNKYGHPHKETLRKLKKRNIRIYRTDIDGNIVLISDGKNIAKK from the coding sequence ATGAATTATATAAAAAAATATTTTAATATAATAGTTCTATTAATATCAATAACTTTTTTGATATCCGGCTGCATGGATTTAGAAAGTAGCCAAACAAGCAATTCCTCCAATAAATCTTTAGAATTTACAGTACATTATATAGATATTGGTCAGGGAGATAGTGAACTTATTCAAGTAAACAATAAAAATCTATTAATAGACGCAGGACCAACTAAAAGTACTGATAAGCTTTTATCCTATTTAAATAGTATAGATATTAAAAAATTGGATTATGTAATTGCCACCCATCCTGATGAAGATCACATAGGTGGCATGAGTACTGTAATAAATACATACTCTATAGACAAATTTTATGCTCCCAAAAAAACAGTTAATACCAGGGCCTTTGAGAATATGATAACTGAATTAAAATCTAAAAATATGAAAATAGATGTTCCAAAGCCGGGTATGCAATTGGATTTAGGTGAAAATACTAAGGCAGAAATATTAGCTCCCAACAGCGATAGATATGAAGACACCAATAACTACTCCATAGTTTTAAAAATATCTTATGGAAATACCAAATTTCTTTTTACAGGAGATGCAGAAAAATTAAGTGAAAGAGAAATTCTAGATAAAAACTATGATATATCTGCAGATGTATTAAAGCTTGGTCACCATGGTAGTTCTACTTCTACCACAGATGAATTTTTGGATAAAGTATCCCCTGAAATAGCAATCATAAGCTGTGGTGCAGATAACAAATATGGGCATCCCCATAAAGAAACCTTAAGAAAACTAAAGAAGAGAAATATACGTATCTATAGAACTGATATTGATGGAAATATAGTGCTTATAAGTGACGGAAAAAATATAGCTAAGAAATGA
- a CDS encoding lysophospholipid acyltransferase family protein, with the protein MLRTILFYFIFFLYMIYSLGKRSKLNKIRKTKSEEEAQNYINISLKKWADFILKLIGAQIELEGVENIPKSPCLFVSNHQGFLDIPIIVHSVDRTVGFIAKKEIIKFKLIAYWMKQIKCVFIDRKSIRESMKSINEAIQILKGGHSMVIFPEGTRSKGPRIGEFKKGSLKLALKAKVPIVPIAIDGSYKLREGNKYSIVKSAKVKVTICKPIYTDRLSKEELSDISNIVRQEILRQIYIGE; encoded by the coding sequence ATGTTAAGAACCATTTTATTTTACTTTATTTTTTTCTTGTATATGATATATTCATTGGGTAAGAGATCAAAGTTAAATAAAATTAGAAAAACCAAAAGCGAAGAAGAAGCCCAAAATTACATAAATATATCCTTAAAAAAATGGGCTGATTTTATATTAAAACTTATAGGTGCCCAAATAGAATTAGAGGGAGTAGAAAATATACCTAAGTCCCCCTGTCTTTTCGTTTCTAATCATCAAGGTTTTTTAGATATACCCATAATAGTTCATTCTGTAGATAGAACAGTAGGTTTTATAGCTAAAAAGGAAATAATAAAATTTAAATTGATAGCTTACTGGATGAAACAAATAAAATGTGTTTTTATAGATAGAAAAAGTATACGAGAATCTATGAAATCCATAAATGAAGCAATTCAAATATTAAAGGGTGGACACAGCATGGTAATATTTCCAGAAGGCACCAGAAGTAAAGGTCCTAGAATAGGTGAATTTAAGAAAGGAAGTTTGAAATTAGCTTTAAAAGCAAAGGTTCCTATAGTTCCTATAGCCATAGATGGCAGCTACAAATTAAGAGAAGGCAATAAATATAGCATAGTAAAATCGGCAAAGGTAAAAGTAACCATATGTAAACCTATATATACTGATAGACTTTCCAAAGAAGAGTTATCAGATATATCAAATATTGTAAGACAAGAAATACTTAGACAGATATACATTGGAGAATAA
- a CDS encoding 2-isopropylmalate synthase produces the protein MKKCSYDYKLNNVNDPNFYKDIFPYEEVPKIVFNNIQLPMDLPDNIYITDTTFRDGQQSMPPYTSREIVRIFDYLHELDNNSGIIKQTEFFLYTKKDRKAAEVCMERGYEFPEVTSWIRADKEDLKLVKDMGIKETGMLMSCSDYHIFKKLKMTRKETMDMYLDLAREALNNGIRPRCHLEDITRADFYGFVVPFVNELMKMSKEANIPIKIRACDTLGLGVSYNGVEIPRSVQGIIHGLRNICEVPSEWIEWHGHNDFYGVVTNSSTAWLYGASSINTSFLGIGERTGNCPLEAMIFEYAQIKGNTKNMKLHVITELAEYFEKEVKYSVPVRTPFVGTDFNVTRAGIHADGILKDEEIYNIFDTDKILGRPVVVAVSQYSGRAGIAAWVNTYYRLKDEDKVHKNDPRIDQIKMWVDEQYRAGRTSVIGNNELELLVSKVMPEVIEKTEERAS, from the coding sequence ATGAAAAAATGTTCCTATGATTATAAATTGAACAATGTAAATGATCCTAATTTTTATAAAGACATATTTCCATATGAAGAAGTGCCAAAAATAGTTTTTAATAATATACAATTACCTATGGATCTTCCAGATAATATATATATTACAGATACTACATTTAGGGATGGACAGCAATCTATGCCTCCTTATACTTCTAGGGAGATAGTTAGGATTTTTGATTATCTTCATGAATTAGATAATAATTCAGGAATAATAAAACAGACGGAATTTTTTCTATATACAAAAAAAGATAGAAAAGCTGCAGAGGTATGTATGGAAAGAGGATATGAATTTCCAGAAGTTACTTCTTGGATAAGGGCAGATAAGGAAGATTTAAAATTAGTAAAGGATATGGGAATTAAAGAAACAGGAATGCTTATGTCTTGTTCAGATTACCATATATTTAAAAAGCTTAAGATGACAAGAAAAGAAACTATGGATATGTATTTAGATTTAGCAAGGGAGGCGCTAAATAATGGAATTCGCCCTAGATGTCATCTGGAAGATATAACAAGGGCGGATTTTTATGGATTTGTGGTGCCTTTTGTAAATGAACTTATGAAAATGTCAAAAGAAGCAAATATACCTATAAAAATAAGGGCCTGTGATACTTTAGGATTAGGAGTATCTTACAATGGTGTGGAAATTCCAAGGAGTGTACAGGGAATTATACATGGACTTAGAAATATTTGTGAGGTTCCTTCAGAATGGATAGAGTGGCATGGACATAATGATTTTTATGGAGTAGTAACTAATTCTTCAACTGCGTGGTTATATGGTGCATCTTCTATAAATACCTCTTTTTTAGGAATAGGAGAGAGAACAGGAAATTGTCCTTTAGAGGCTATGATATTTGAATATGCTCAAATAAAAGGGAATACTAAAAACATGAAACTTCATGTTATAACAGAGTTAGCAGAATATTTCGAAAAAGAGGTTAAGTATTCTGTACCTGTAAGGACTCCTTTTGTAGGTACTGATTTTAATGTAACAAGAGCAGGAATACATGCAGATGGTATATTGAAGGATGAGGAGATCTATAATATATTTGATACGGATAAAATTTTAGGAAGACCAGTAGTAGTGGCAGTAAGTCAGTATTCTGGTCGTGCAGGAATAGCAGCTTGGGTTAATACCTATTATAGATTGAAAGATGAGGATAAAGTTCATAAAAATGACCCTAGGATTGATCAAATAAAAATGTGGGTAGATGAACAATATAGAGCAGGAAGGACTAGCGTAATAGGCAATAATGAGTTAGAATTATTAGTGAGCAAAGTAATGCCAGAAGTTATTGAAAAAACAGAAGAAAGAGCTAGCTAA